Proteins from a single region of Chryseobacterium sp. W4I1:
- the radC gene encoding DNA repair protein RadC: protein MTIKFLAEDDRPREKFLLKGKNSLSDSELLAIIMGSGSRNESALELARKILASVNNSWHQLSLLSSKDLTKFKGIGEVKAVSIIAALEIGKRRAIQEIPDKAVISNSGDAYSILKNKLSDLRTEEFWAVFLNQSNKVIHISQLTHGGISQSIVDVRILFKTALDHFSTGIIIAHNHPSGSLKPSKEDISITKKIKEAGDTLSIQLLDHIIITQDKYLSFSDEGLL, encoded by the coding sequence ATGACCATAAAATTCCTTGCCGAAGACGACAGACCCAGAGAGAAGTTTTTGCTGAAAGGTAAGAATTCACTTTCTGATTCCGAACTACTGGCCATTATCATGGGAAGTGGAAGCAGAAACGAGAGTGCTCTGGAGCTGGCAAGAAAAATTCTGGCATCTGTAAACAATAGCTGGCACCAGCTAAGCCTTCTTTCCAGTAAAGACCTGACGAAGTTTAAAGGAATTGGAGAAGTGAAAGCTGTTTCCATTATTGCTGCTTTGGAAATCGGGAAGAGGAGGGCCATTCAGGAAATTCCGGATAAGGCAGTCATTTCCAACAGCGGTGATGCTTACTCTATTCTTAAAAATAAGCTGTCAGACTTAAGGACTGAAGAGTTCTGGGCTGTATTTCTAAACCAAAGCAATAAAGTGATTCATATTTCACAGCTTACCCATGGAGGAATAAGCCAGTCGATTGTGGATGTGAGGATTTTATTTAAAACAGCCTTGGATCATTTTTCAACCGGGATTATTATTGCTCACAACCATCCGTCCGGAAGTCTAAAACCCAGTAAGGAAGATATCAGTATTACCAAGAAAATAAAGGAGGCCGGAGACACATTGAGCATTCAGCTTTTGGACCATATTATTATTACACAGGATAAATATCTTAGTTTCTCAGATGAAGGATTGTTATGA
- a CDS encoding BlaI/MecI/CopY family transcriptional regulator, translated as MKINHLTAAEENFMKLFWKLESFYLKDIMEQHPEPKPHQNTVSTYLKILVEKGYITTQKEGRIFKYTVIFPLEEYRKFMLKELAHNFFNDSGKDILEFLFNEKLITQNDLRNYFDLKIEIVPTKTEEPKFEYAEEILNPKKGKKSKTKEKDKDKDKKKKKKKE; from the coding sequence ATGAAAATAAATCATCTTACCGCTGCTGAGGAGAATTTTATGAAGCTGTTTTGGAAGCTTGAATCTTTTTATCTAAAAGACATTATGGAACAGCATCCTGAACCGAAGCCACACCAGAATACTGTTTCTACCTACCTGAAAATATTAGTTGAAAAAGGTTATATCACCACTCAGAAAGAAGGAAGGATTTTTAAATATACCGTGATTTTTCCTTTAGAAGAATACAGAAAATTCATGCTGAAAGAGCTTGCCCATAATTTCTTCAATGATTCCGGGAAAGATATTTTAGAGTTTTTATTTAACGAAAAACTGATCACTCAGAATGATCTGAGAAATTATTTTGATCTTAAAATCGAAATTGTCCCAACAAAAACTGAGGAACCGAAATTTGAATACGCTGAGGAGATCTTAAATCCTAAAAAGGGCAAAAAAAGCAAAACAAAAGAAAAGGATAAGGATAAAGACAAGAAGAAGAAAAAGAAGAAAGAATAA
- a CDS encoding ABC transporter ATP-binding protein, which yields MIKASNIHKSYGNLEVLKGVDIHIKTGEVVSIVGESGAGKSTLLQILGTLDHPSNSSKYNTEISIAGESFINMNDKQLSKFRNQNIGFVFQFHQLLPEFTALENVLLPTKIGGANEKEALDKAYALFEDLKIEQRLHHKPNQLSGGEAQRVAVARALINSPKIIFADEPTGNLDSKNADDLHRLFFDLRDKYNQTFVIVTHNPNLAEITDRKLVMKDGMIIE from the coding sequence ATGATTAAAGCAAGTAATATCCATAAGTCTTATGGGAATTTAGAAGTACTGAAAGGTGTTGACATTCATATCAAAACGGGTGAAGTTGTTTCTATCGTAGGGGAATCCGGAGCTGGAAAATCTACTTTGCTTCAGATCTTAGGAACCCTGGATCATCCTAGCAATTCTAGTAAGTACAATACGGAAATCAGTATTGCAGGGGAATCTTTTATCAATATGAATGATAAACAGCTTTCCAAATTCAGAAACCAGAATATCGGTTTTGTATTTCAGTTCCATCAGCTTCTTCCGGAATTTACTGCTTTAGAAAATGTTTTGCTTCCGACAAAAATAGGCGGAGCCAATGAGAAAGAGGCTTTGGATAAGGCTTATGCTTTGTTTGAAGATCTGAAAATAGAGCAGAGGCTTCACCACAAGCCCAATCAGCTATCGGGAGGAGAAGCACAAAGGGTTGCCGTTGCAAGAGCTTTGATCAATTCTCCGAAAATTATCTTTGCTGATGAGCCTACCGGAAACTTAGATTCCAAGAATGCGGATGATCTTCACCGTTTATTTTTTGATCTTAGGGACAAATACAACCAGACTTTTGTCATTGTAACCCACAACCCGAACCTTGCCGAAATCACAGACCGGAAACTGGTCATGAAAGACGGTATGATTATCGAGTAA
- a CDS encoding phytanoyl-CoA dioxygenase family protein: protein MHHNIPLYKKYGLNKNYFSSISSADFAHLPATERQIGENKLKETAFFKELSAENKENALQYDDNGYMILRNFITTDAADQINSEIEKLMENGTLKFIYGGKLMFAIHHSEIIKRIGSDKSLLDFLSVLLDGKAKLFQSINFINGSQQKTHSDSIHMTTYPLGGLLGVWIALEDVDETNGALHYIPKSHKLPYFLNSDYDNEGDALRIGKKSYRAYEEFLENKVKELGLKKEIFKAKKGDMLIWHANILHGGEPHTDKNKTRKSLVYHFFDENSVCYHEVTQRPALFEL from the coding sequence TTGCACCACAATATTCCTTTGTACAAAAAATATGGTCTCAATAAAAATTACTTTTCCAGTATTTCAAGTGCTGATTTTGCCCATCTTCCGGCTACTGAGAGACAAATAGGAGAAAACAAGCTTAAGGAAACTGCGTTTTTCAAAGAATTATCTGCAGAGAATAAAGAAAATGCCCTGCAGTATGATGATAACGGGTATATGATCTTGAGAAATTTCATTACAACAGATGCGGCAGACCAGATCAACAGTGAAATTGAAAAGCTGATGGAAAATGGGACGCTTAAATTTATTTATGGTGGAAAATTAATGTTTGCCATTCATCATTCCGAGATCATTAAAAGAATTGGAAGTGATAAAAGTTTGCTGGATTTTCTGTCTGTACTTTTAGACGGTAAAGCCAAGCTTTTCCAGAGTATTAATTTTATTAATGGTAGCCAGCAGAAAACACACTCGGACAGTATTCATATGACAACCTATCCTTTGGGCGGACTTTTGGGAGTATGGATCGCTTTGGAAGACGTGGACGAAACCAATGGCGCACTGCATTATATCCCCAAAAGTCACAAACTTCCTTATTTCCTGAATTCTGATTACGATAACGAAGGTGATGCCTTAAGGATCGGTAAAAAAAGCTACCGGGCTTATGAAGAATTTCTGGAGAACAAAGTCAAAGAATTAGGTTTGAAAAAAGAAATTTTTAAAGCAAAAAAAGGAGATATGTTAATATGGCATGCCAACATTCTTCATGGTGGTGAGCCACATACCGATAAGAACAAAACCCGAAAAAGCCTTGTATATCATTTTTTTGACGAAAATAGTGTGTGTTATCACGAGGTGACGCAGAGGCCAGCTCTTTTCGAGTTATAA
- a CDS encoding DUF4153 domain-containing protein, whose protein sequence is MKTKFQEIAGKAQDVILRYPMVLLMALLSSFGAIRMLNSKYDRELLFTFSKFTVCCCLGISLMFGLKILSQRIGKRLLLEVLGTLFLVGFYFILPEEEKNFTEVNGFIIAITLLLSHLMVSFAAFLEKNRELNFWQYNKNLFVNIFLTAVFTGVLTGGVELAILAVDKLFDFNFNDNLYLNTFYVLAIFGSCFIFLLFNETGLSYLEKDGTYPVILKFFTQFVLIPLLFIYLIILYIYSFKIVINWELPRGWVSYLVLAYSIVGILALLLVYPLKEEKAKSWVKVFSKLFYYTIIPLIILLFTAVFTRILEYGYTEPRYFVLLLALWLLSIVLYFVLNKKASIKFIPVSLFAFGVFSLIFPYLNAFSVAKRSQKNELVSLLDSKKLLVNNKIDFQKKISDSVVDEIADKFEFLAKRKEKDFLLDLVNTKTKEQLSKDFEKPYSWTINNSLRNSFTHIDKISGVSKYERLTVETENSVIPIDGYQYLISFNSYDYEPKKINGDTFRIISEDQNDSSRKIKVSLNSNEEVDFTPALDKLFKDNNGKKGIVRLKEIAAESDLGKYHIKILFTSISKEGNPSNKDGSIFYDNAQLLIREK, encoded by the coding sequence ATGAAAACGAAATTCCAGGAAATAGCCGGAAAAGCACAGGATGTCATACTGCGTTATCCTATGGTTTTATTGATGGCCCTACTCTCTTCTTTTGGAGCTATCCGTATGCTGAACAGTAAATATGACCGGGAACTTTTATTTACGTTTTCAAAGTTTACTGTGTGCTGCTGCCTTGGAATTTCTCTGATGTTTGGTCTGAAAATACTTTCCCAAAGAATCGGGAAAAGACTCTTACTGGAAGTACTGGGAACATTGTTTCTCGTTGGATTTTATTTCATACTTCCTGAAGAAGAGAAAAACTTCACCGAAGTCAATGGCTTCATCATTGCTATCACTCTTCTCCTATCTCATTTGATGGTTTCTTTTGCAGCGTTTTTAGAGAAAAACAGGGAACTTAATTTCTGGCAGTACAATAAAAACCTTTTCGTCAATATATTTCTGACAGCTGTATTCACCGGAGTTCTTACCGGAGGTGTAGAATTAGCAATACTGGCTGTTGATAAATTATTTGATTTTAATTTCAATGATAATCTATATCTCAATACGTTCTATGTTCTGGCTATTTTCGGGAGTTGTTTTATTTTTCTCCTGTTCAATGAAACAGGGCTGAGCTATCTTGAGAAAGACGGAACATATCCGGTGATTTTAAAATTTTTCACCCAGTTTGTATTGATCCCGCTTCTTTTCATTTACCTGATCATTCTTTATATCTATTCATTTAAAATAGTGATCAATTGGGAGCTTCCCAGAGGCTGGGTTTCTTACCTGGTTCTGGCGTACAGCATCGTTGGTATCCTTGCACTGCTGCTTGTTTATCCGTTAAAGGAGGAAAAAGCAAAATCGTGGGTGAAAGTATTTTCAAAGCTGTTTTATTACACCATTATTCCTTTAATTATTTTACTGTTTACCGCAGTATTTACAAGGATTCTGGAATATGGATACACAGAACCAAGATACTTTGTCCTGCTGCTTGCTTTATGGCTGCTGAGTATTGTGCTTTATTTTGTATTAAATAAAAAAGCAAGTATAAAATTCATTCCTGTAAGCCTGTTTGCATTTGGTGTTTTTTCATTGATATTTCCTTATTTAAATGCATTCAGTGTGGCGAAAAGAAGCCAGAAAAATGAACTGGTATCGCTTCTGGATAGCAAGAAACTTTTGGTCAATAATAAAATAGATTTTCAAAAGAAAATATCAGACTCTGTTGTGGATGAAATTGCCGATAAATTTGAATTCCTTGCCAAAAGAAAAGAAAAAGATTTCTTATTAGATCTTGTTAACACCAAAACAAAAGAACAATTATCGAAAGACTTTGAAAAGCCTTATTCATGGACAATCAATAACAGCCTCAGAAATTCTTTTACCCATATAGACAAAATATCGGGTGTTTCAAAATACGAACGACTGACCGTGGAAACAGAAAATAGCGTGATTCCTATTGACGGATATCAATACCTGATCAGCTTTAACAGTTATGATTATGAGCCTAAAAAGATTAATGGTGACACTTTTAGAATCATTAGCGAAGATCAGAATGATAGCTCCAGGAAGATTAAAGTAAGCCTTAATTCTAATGAGGAAGTAGATTTTACGCCAGCATTGGATAAGTTATTTAAAGATAACAACGGCAAAAAAGGAATTGTAAGACTGAAAGAGATTGCTGCGGAAAGCGACCTTGGAAAATACCATATTAAAATACTATTCACAAGCATTTCGAAAGAAGGAAATCCTTCTAATAAAGATGGCAGCATTTTCTATGACAATGCCCAGTTGTTAATCAGAGAGAAATAA
- the pdhA gene encoding pyruvate dehydrogenase (acetyl-transferring) E1 component subunit alpha gives MKEFSKEVYLKWYEDMTMWRRFEDKCRSLYLKQKIRGFLHLYNGQEAIPAGFTHAMDLTKDSMITAYRCHIHPMAMGVDPKRIMAELCGKATGTSGGMGGSMHIFSKEHRFYGGHGIVGGQIPLGAGIAFADKYYDRKAVNICFFGDGAARQGSLHETFNMAMNWKLPVVFVVENNQYAMGTSVKRTANHEDIYKLGLGYEMPCLAVDAMDPEKVAEAAYEAIERARRGDGPTFIEARTYRYRGHSMSDAEPYRSKEEVAIHKNDDPMELVKHRLLENGWATEAELETIDNKSRDFVEECIEFMENSPYPDPDKIYEYVYAQENYPFLDKLEN, from the coding sequence ATGAAAGAATTTTCTAAAGAGGTATACCTTAAGTGGTATGAAGATATGACAATGTGGAGAAGGTTTGAAGACAAATGCCGTTCTCTTTATCTAAAACAAAAGATCAGAGGTTTTTTACATTTGTATAATGGTCAGGAGGCTATTCCTGCCGGCTTCACGCATGCAATGGATTTAACAAAGGACAGTATGATTACTGCTTACAGATGCCACATTCATCCAATGGCGATGGGCGTAGATCCAAAGAGAATCATGGCTGAGCTTTGCGGTAAAGCTACCGGAACATCCGGAGGTATGGGTGGTTCTATGCACATTTTCAGCAAAGAACACCGTTTCTATGGTGGACATGGTATTGTAGGAGGACAGATTCCTTTAGGAGCTGGAATTGCTTTTGCAGATAAGTATTATGACAGAAAAGCGGTAAATATCTGCTTCTTCGGAGACGGGGCTGCAAGACAGGGATCGCTTCATGAAACATTCAATATGGCGATGAACTGGAAGCTTCCTGTAGTATTTGTGGTAGAAAACAACCAGTATGCAATGGGAACTTCTGTAAAAAGAACAGCCAACCACGAAGATATCTATAAATTAGGTTTAGGATACGAAATGCCTTGCCTTGCCGTAGATGCAATGGATCCTGAAAAAGTAGCTGAAGCAGCTTACGAAGCAATAGAAAGAGCGAGAAGAGGCGATGGGCCTACTTTCATAGAAGCAAGAACATACCGTTACAGAGGACACTCTATGTCTGATGCTGAACCTTACAGAAGCAAGGAAGAAGTAGCTATTCATAAGAATGATGACCCTATGGAACTGGTAAAACACAGACTTTTGGAAAACGGATGGGCTACAGAGGCTGAATTGGAAACAATCGACAATAAATCAAGAGATTTTGTAGAAGAGTGTATCGAATTCATGGAGAATTCTCCATATCCGGATCCTGATAAGATCTATGAATATGTTTATGCTCAGGAAAACTATCCGTTCTTAGATAAATTAGAAAATTAA
- a CDS encoding phosphatase PAP2 family protein, translated as MEEKQPSMVHKISKIISDFFNPLVSLFIFFIYMSVREYSFKESLIYFIPLLLMIMVPVVIWLVWNVKTGRYTNMDVSDRVQRKTLYIFIAACVIAYLIFNYFRNGYIDLVMLFILILIFTMQISNFYIKSSMHTSFNVFVAALFFSLDWKAGLVWLGIAALVGITRIILKRHTVKEVFMGAGIAFVVSFIYLYCNIQFQH; from the coding sequence ATGGAAGAAAAACAGCCTTCAATGGTGCATAAAATTTCAAAAATCATCTCAGATTTTTTCAATCCGCTGGTCTCTTTATTTATTTTCTTTATTTATATGAGCGTAAGAGAATATTCATTTAAAGAATCTCTGATATATTTTATTCCTTTATTATTGATGATTATGGTTCCGGTAGTTATCTGGCTGGTATGGAATGTAAAAACGGGAAGATATACGAATATGGATGTTTCAGACCGGGTGCAGAGGAAAACGCTCTATATCTTCATTGCAGCATGTGTGATTGCTTATCTTATTTTCAACTATTTCAGAAATGGATATATTGATCTTGTCATGCTTTTTATCCTGATCCTGATCTTCACCATGCAGATTAGTAATTTCTATATTAAAAGCTCTATGCATACATCATTTAATGTATTTGTTGCAGCACTGTTTTTCTCACTGGACTGGAAAGCCGGACTGGTATGGCTGGGAATCGCTGCTTTAGTGGGAATTACAAGAATTATTTTAAAAAGACATACCGTAAAGGAGGTATTTATGGGTGCAGGAATAGCATTTGTGGTATCTTTTATTTATCTTTATTGCAATATACAATTTCAACATTAA
- a CDS encoding 2-oxo acid dehydrogenase subunit E2 encodes MAEVITMPRLSDTMTEGKVAKWHKKVGDQVKEGDILAEIETDKAVQDFESEINGTLLYIGVEEGAAAAVDSVLAIIGNEGEDISGLTGGAAAPAAGGSEEKKSEEESKTENNATSVEQTSAEVPAGVEIITMPRLSDTMTEGKVAKWHKNVGDTVKEGDLLAEIETDKAVQDFESEFNGVLLKQGVEEGGAAPVDSVLAMIGPAGTDVSAVGAPKAAAQTSEKPAEEKTEAKAEEKATPAVSSSSSDRVAISPLAKKMAQDKGVDINSVHGSGENGRIVKKDIENYQPSQAAQAQPAATAPAAAQVALSFIQGEDTETPNSQVRNIIAKRLAESKFSAPHYYLMVEINMDKAIEARKEINSLPDTKISFNDMIIKATAVALRKHPQVNSSWAGDKIIHRGNINVGVAVAIPDGLVVPVLKNTDQMNYTQISAAVKDMASRAKSKGLKANEMEGSTFSISNLGMFGIETFTSIINQPNSAILSVGAIIEKPIVKDGQIVVGNIMKLSLACDHRVVDGATGAQFLQTLKTYLENPLTLLL; translated from the coding sequence ATGGCAGAAGTAATTACGATGCCCCGCCTTTCAGATACTATGACGGAAGGTAAAGTGGCGAAATGGCATAAAAAAGTAGGAGATCAGGTAAAAGAAGGAGATATTTTGGCCGAAATTGAAACAGATAAAGCTGTTCAGGATTTCGAATCTGAAATAAACGGAACTCTTTTATACATTGGTGTAGAAGAAGGCGCTGCTGCTGCTGTAGATTCTGTTTTGGCAATTATCGGGAATGAAGGGGAAGATATTTCAGGGCTTACCGGTGGAGCTGCTGCTCCTGCTGCAGGTGGTTCTGAAGAAAAAAAATCTGAAGAAGAATCCAAAACAGAAAACAACGCTACCAGTGTAGAGCAGACCTCTGCAGAAGTTCCTGCAGGCGTAGAAATTATTACAATGCCGAGACTTTCCGATACTATGACGGAAGGTAAAGTAGCAAAATGGCACAAGAATGTAGGCGATACAGTAAAAGAAGGAGACCTTCTTGCTGAGATCGAAACAGATAAAGCAGTTCAGGATTTTGAATCTGAATTCAACGGGGTACTATTGAAGCAGGGTGTAGAAGAAGGAGGTGCTGCTCCGGTAGATTCAGTATTGGCTATGATAGGCCCTGCAGGTACAGATGTTTCTGCTGTAGGTGCTCCAAAGGCAGCTGCCCAGACTTCTGAAAAACCGGCTGAAGAGAAAACTGAAGCTAAAGCAGAAGAAAAAGCAACTCCGGCTGTAAGCTCTTCGTCTTCAGACAGAGTAGCCATTTCTCCACTAGCTAAGAAAATGGCTCAGGACAAAGGAGTGGACATCAACAGTGTTCACGGTTCAGGAGAAAATGGAAGAATCGTTAAAAAAGATATTGAAAACTATCAGCCTTCACAAGCTGCACAGGCTCAACCAGCCGCTACTGCTCCGGCAGCAGCACAGGTTGCATTAAGCTTTATACAGGGTGAAGATACAGAGACTCCAAACTCTCAGGTAAGAAATATCATTGCGAAACGTCTTGCTGAAAGTAAATTCTCTGCTCCACATTACTACCTGATGGTAGAGATCAATATGGATAAAGCGATTGAGGCCAGAAAAGAGATCAACTCTTTACCGGATACCAAAATCTCTTTCAACGATATGATCATCAAGGCGACTGCTGTTGCTTTAAGAAAACATCCTCAGGTGAATTCAAGCTGGGCAGGAGATAAGATCATTCACAGAGGAAATATCAACGTGGGTGTAGCAGTAGCTATTCCTGACGGATTGGTGGTTCCTGTACTGAAGAATACAGATCAGATGAACTACACGCAGATCTCTGCAGCGGTAAAAGATATGGCTTCCAGAGCTAAGAGCAAAGGCTTGAAGGCAAATGAAATGGAAGGTTCTACATTCTCAATCTCAAACCTGGGTATGTTCGGAATCGAGACCTTTACAAGTATCATCAACCAGCCGAATTCTGCGATCCTTTCAGTAGGAGCAATCATCGAAAAACCGATCGTAAAAGATGGGCAGATTGTGGTAGGAAACATCATGAAGCTTTCATTGGCATGTGACCACAGAGTGGTAGACGGTGCTACAGGAGCTCAGTTCTTACAGACTTTAAAAACATATCTGGAAAATCCTTTAACCCTGTTACTGTAA
- a CDS encoding murein L,D-transpeptidase catalytic domain-containing protein — MRKFIFLFLFIISCSKVESQESNASGILPAERVLEIKNFLKGKNYNKDIAVFINFKTYSGKYRYFIYDLKSNKILQKALVSHGSGSVIKNSNALKFSNTEGSYQSSLGKYEILNSYNGKFGKAYRLNGLDATNSNAMERAIVLHSLGCVPDKESLNPACLSLGCPMLSTNALIQSAKYLDTSKRPVILYAFY, encoded by the coding sequence ATGAGAAAATTCATTTTCCTGTTCCTTTTTATTATTTCCTGCTCTAAAGTTGAGTCTCAGGAAAGTAATGCTTCCGGAATTCTGCCGGCAGAAAGGGTATTGGAGATAAAAAACTTTCTGAAAGGGAAAAATTATAACAAGGATATTGCTGTTTTTATTAATTTTAAAACCTATTCCGGTAAATACCGTTACTTTATCTACGACCTGAAAAGTAATAAAATATTGCAAAAAGCTTTGGTTTCTCATGGGTCAGGCTCTGTGATAAAAAATTCCAATGCACTTAAATTCAGCAATACAGAAGGCTCCTACCAGTCTTCGTTGGGAAAATATGAGATACTGAACAGCTATAACGGAAAATTCGGAAAAGCTTACCGTCTGAATGGCCTTGATGCTACCAATAGCAATGCCATGGAACGGGCAATCGTACTGCATTCCCTTGGATGTGTTCCGGATAAGGAATCTTTAAATCCGGCCTGTTTAAGCTTGGGGTGTCCCATGCTTTCCACCAATGCATTGATCCAAAGTGCCAAATACCTTGATACATCAAAAAGGCCGGTAATTTTGTATGCGTTTTATTAA
- a CDS encoding inorganic pyrophosphatase, producing MIPNFKAHPWHGVSAGEDAPNVVNVFVEIVPSDTIKYEVDKETGFLKVDRPQKFSNIIPALYGFVPRTYCHNEVMKLAVEAGADDVTEGDHDPLDICVLSSHNIHSGGLLMEAIPIGGFKMIDGGEADDKIVAVMIGDHAFGHFRDIAELPEAEVKRLMHYFLTYKNLPDEPAKCRIHEVYGAEHAKKVIKASQKDYAEKFGG from the coding sequence ATGATTCCAAATTTTAAAGCACATCCATGGCATGGGGTTTCTGCAGGAGAAGATGCGCCAAATGTTGTTAACGTATTCGTGGAAATCGTTCCTTCAGATACTATTAAATATGAAGTAGATAAAGAAACAGGATTTTTAAAGGTAGACAGACCTCAGAAATTTTCTAATATTATTCCCGCTTTATACGGTTTTGTTCCAAGAACATACTGCCACAACGAAGTAATGAAACTGGCTGTAGAAGCTGGAGCTGATGATGTAACGGAGGGTGATCATGATCCGCTTGATATCTGTGTATTAAGCTCTCACAATATCCATTCAGGTGGATTGCTAATGGAAGCTATTCCAATCGGTGGTTTCAAAATGATCGATGGAGGTGAAGCTGATGATAAAATCGTTGCAGTAATGATCGGTGACCATGCTTTTGGACACTTCAGAGATATTGCTGAGCTTCCGGAAGCTGAAGTGAAAAGACTGATGCACTACTTTCTAACCTATAAAAACTTACCTGATGAGCCTGCAAAATGCAGAATCCATGAGGTATACGGAGCTGAGCACGCTAAAAAAGTGATCAAAGCTTCTCAAAAAGATTACGCAGAAAAATTCGGAGGATAA